DNA sequence from the Myxococcales bacterium genome:
AATACGCCTGCGGCCAGATTCGAGAGTACGTCCTTGACCGCAAAGCCGACAATGAAGCCCATCACACCGAGCCCGGCGATGAAGCCAGAGACATCAAAACCGACATTTGCCAGCGCCAGGATCAGCACGACGATCCACAAAAAGACCCGGATCGTCCTTTGGATCAGAATTTCCAGTGTTCGGTCGTAGTCCACTCGATCGAAGAAGCGCGCGATATGCTTGTTCGTTACTCGGATGACGACGTAGCCCGCGACTACGATGATCGGGAGCACGAGCCACTCCACATGGTCGGCCAGAATGAGATCTACGATTTTGGCGATGAACTCTTGCATGCGGGCTTCCGGCAGCATAAGCAAGACTGCCCCGAACTGCGAGCAGATCGATCAGTCCAGGGCTTCCCCTACGGTAGGTGGGTAGAGCGCCCGGAATTACGCTCGAAGCCTAGGAGCCTTCTGCCGCGCAGACTCCTAGGGAGTCGCCTCCGTAGGCATCGGTCCGACCCGCAATGACTTGATGAACTGCGCGATGGCCTCGCCGGCAATTCGATGCCCCTGGGCATTCCAATGGCCATCGTCCTTCCCCAGGAAGTTGCTTGCCCGAGACTCTGGCGTGCCGAGTTTTTCGTCAAGTGCGAGCACCGGGATGCCTTCTGCTTTCAATGCGGCAAAGGCCACCGCCAAATCAACACCCTCGGCCATGGAATCGGAGTGGTGAACCACCACGAAGTGGGTATGGGAAGGAAATTCCTGGCGCAGGGCGAGCACAATGCGGGTGTAGAGTGGAGCGCTGGAAGCCAACACCGCGGTGTTGAACTTGATTCTGGTTTGTCCCAACCGGGCGATCATTTCGGCCAAGTACGATACATCCCGCAGCCGACTCAAAAGGGTCACTTGGGGAGGGTGGAATAGCAGTTTCTCGCCGCGAAGTTCTGCCCAGGGCTTGGGCCGCGCCGAGTGGCTGCGCCGCAGAATGTCGTGGAAGTCGTTGCCACAGGTCACGAGCACCACAATTTCGGCCTGTTTGGAGGTGGTGTCCAGCGACTGCGCCGCCAGGAGCTGCTGATCAGTGCCATAGCCACCGCAGCCCCGGGCGCGGATATCCCAATCGGGCAAGAGCTTCCGCATCGTGTAGTCAAAGCGTTCCTCGATGCGAACGCCGGATCCCTCCACGAACGAATCACCAATGATCTCCATCCGATGAGCAGCAGGGACGTGCTCATTGGGTACACCCGCAATCCTGTAGCCTTGCTCGTCGGTTCGGAACTCGTAGAGTTCACCGGCGCTGCTCCGTATGACCACATCGAGATTGGGCCGAAACACATAGCCCAGCCGTGAATCGAACTGATAGCGGCGAGGGCGATTTTCGACCTGATTGGCGTAGTAGTTGAGCACGAGTTCCACCGACAGCAAGCTCATCATGAGCATCGCGAGCATGAGCATGATTTTGCCGATCCAGCGCCGCTGCATGGCGATCACATCCACAACGAAAGACCGGCCGGAAGATCGGCCGCGACCGCAAATCGATTCTGAGGACACACCAGCATCATGACATTTCGTTATCCAACTGTTCCATGAGAAGGTTTATCAGGCGTCGTGTGAAATTGCGATTCAAGCCACCGGCACCTCGATGGGCCATTGTAGGCCCTTATCGGGGTGTCCATTTTTCAGGGGAAGTTCGCGCCCTCATTTGCGAACGAGATACCGGTACACGGGCCAGGACACGGCCGTCATTGCGACTGCATATACTGCGGTCTCCCTCTCCGCATACGCCTGAAACAAAGTAACTAATGCCCATCCGATCAGGCACACGATCGTACTGTAAGGATGGCCCCAGGCTCGGAACGGGCGCTCGGTATCAGGCTCGCGCTTGCGCAGGATGAGCACGCCGATAATCAGTGCAAGGTAAAGAGGTACATAGAAAAACACACAAAGGAGCAATAGGGATTCAAATCCACCGAGCGAAATGAGGCCAATAGCGAGCAACCAGGTGGCCAACACGGCGAATAGCGGATTGCCACCCTTCCCGACCTTTTGTGCACGCTGCGCCGCAAAACCATCCACCGCAAGCGCGTGAAGAACTCGCGGTGCTCCCATATAACCCAGGTTTTGATGGCTCAGCAGAATCACGATGGCGACGACGACAACTGCGTTGCCAACTGCTGGTGAGGCAACAAGTTCAAGAGCATGTGCCAGAGCCAGATCGCTGCCCGCCAGAGCAGCCAACCCTACGCTTTTCACCATTG
Encoded proteins:
- a CDS encoding mechanosensitive ion channel: MQEFIAKIVDLILADHVEWLVLPIIVVAGYVVIRVTNKHIARFFDRVDYDRTLEILIQRTIRVFLWIVVLILALANVGFDVSGFIAGLGVMGFIVGFAVKDVLSNLAAGVFLLMKRPFNVGEIIAVAGVKGQVEEVTLSSCLVITEEQHHVTIPNAKIWGNAIRNLSRGEPQNEA
- a CDS encoding SGNH/GDSL hydrolase family protein; this translates as MQRRWIGKIMLMLAMLMMSLLSVELVLNYYANQVENRPRRYQFDSRLGYVFRPNLDVVIRSSAGELYEFRTDEQGYRIAGVPNEHVPAAHRMEIIGDSFVEGSGVRIEERFDYTMRKLLPDWDIRARGCGGYGTDQQLLAAQSLDTTSKQAEIVVLVTCGNDFHDILRRSHSARPKPWAELRGEKLLFHPPQVTLLSRLRDVSYLAEMIARLGQTRIKFNTAVLASSAPLYTRIVLALRQEFPSHTHFVVVHHSDSMAEGVDLAVAFAALKAEGIPVLALDEKLGTPESRASNFLGKDDGHWNAQGHRIAGEAIAQFIKSLRVGPMPTEATP